In Lacibacter sp. H375, one DNA window encodes the following:
- a CDS encoding DUF5627 domain-containing protein codes for MKRVIVLSFSLFLVLAACNKKWEFPDYKYTTVYFPYQSPVRTIVFGEDIIDNTLDNQRKCLIMAAMGGVYENKKDITINVAVDNTLAQRLRFGSASGSDVIAMPDNYYVLPQEKKIFIPSGKVMGGIEVQLTDAFFADPRAIRNTFVIPLKILSVTNADSVLRGSSTKTTPDPRFAGDWAVVPKDYVLYAVKYVNPFHGAYLRRGVDEVKGNNGNTALDTTVVYHKTYVEQDEVCNLFTKSMTQDSISLNAKNKGNINAPFQLVLNFDNTGKCTVAGPASASYTVSGNGTFVKKGDMWGNQKRDVLHLKYQVDFGTTVHNFTDTLVLRDRGVKFETFAPVVY; via the coding sequence ATGAAACGAGTTATTGTACTATCCTTTAGTTTATTTCTGGTACTTGCTGCCTGTAATAAAAAATGGGAGTTCCCGGATTATAAGTATACAACAGTGTATTTTCCCTATCAATCACCGGTAAGAACGATTGTGTTTGGAGAGGATATCATTGACAATACATTGGATAACCAACGCAAATGTTTAATCATGGCTGCGATGGGTGGTGTGTATGAAAACAAAAAAGACATCACTATAAATGTAGCGGTAGATAACACCTTAGCACAAAGGCTTCGGTTTGGTTCTGCAAGCGGAAGTGATGTTATTGCCATGCCGGATAATTATTACGTATTGCCGCAAGAAAAAAAGATTTTTATCCCATCAGGTAAAGTAATGGGCGGCATTGAAGTGCAGTTAACAGATGCGTTTTTTGCAGATCCACGTGCAATAAGAAATACATTTGTTATTCCTTTGAAAATTCTTTCTGTTACCAATGCAGATTCTGTTTTGAGAGGCTCTTCCACAAAGACAACTCCTGATCCACGCTTTGCAGGCGATTGGGCTGTTGTTCCAAAAGATTATGTTCTGTATGCTGTTAAATACGTGAATCCTTTTCATGGTGCTTACTTACGCAGAGGTGTTGATGAAGTAAAGGGAAATAATGGCAATACAGCATTAGATACTACGGTAGTCTATCACAAAACTTATGTTGAGCAAGACGAAGTGTGCAACCTCTTTACTAAGTCAATGACGCAAGACTCTATTTCCCTGAACGCTAAGAATAAAGGTAATATCAATGCGCCTTTTCAGTTAGTACTGAATTTTGATAATACCGGCAAGTGTACAGTTGCAGGACCGGCTTCAGCCAGCTACACGGTTTCCGGCAATGGCACATTTGTTAAAAAGGGCGATATGTGGGGTAATCAAAAACGAGATGTATTGCATCTGAAATATCAAGTCGATTTTGGAACAACAGTACACAACTTTACAGATACGTTGGTGCTGCGTGACAGGGGAGTAAAATTTGAAACGTTCGCTCCTGTCGTGTACTAA
- a CDS encoding SusC/RagA family TonB-linked outer membrane protein, giving the protein MAYCAIFLCFSTVLKAQEVSQVTVTSIVHDEKGAPVSGVLVAGNGGKTTAYTDNTGKFSITVPANSVVILNAKGYKMLTLRAAAIPPRIGMAAESGEKEVYMPFGQIDKQDLPGAISVLNPGTYIDRDFSLSVEGGMNGRVAGLLWSNNIWGMENAMVMIDGVRREFSDITFNEIQQISVLKGVNAAALYGSQAAKGIIFITTKKGEANTPKIGLRINSGVALPSDLPSYLNSADYMNLYNEARRNDGLADFFTQATIQNHRTGNSFRFPSVDYYSSQYLKRYQNATNANAEFSGGNNNARFYSNVGFANSSTLLNLGEGKNENDNRLNVRGNIDLKLNDKISSSVYVSAVFSESRRARGNYWSNAATLLPNRFSPLIPIDLISPNDKTSLGLVAASRNLIDGRYLLGGLQSFQTNPIADLYVGGYDKNIRRIFQVTNEINADLNSVLRGLSFHTLFNLDYSNSYLQSISNTYAVYDPIWSATSDSLSLTTARKYGEDARPGTQNINNTAQRQNVAFSSWFGYDRTINNVHNVSAKLLGYMSKITVNDIYQQITNSHLGLQVGYNYKHKYWADFTGTYANSTRLPEGNRTGFSPSGSLGWLLSSENFLAHSKVVNYLKLSASAGILNTDLDMTRNNLDAFFIYDNTYNRGAGYTWNDGLTGSSNQATTAAWGPNPNLSFPKRKEVNLSLEGSFFNNLISLQTTVFKMQMAGLPTQRFSQYPNYLSTFVPYTNYNTNQRSGFDLMLNVNKKVGNVEFSLGTNLTYANSKVTKRDELFLDPYQNRAGKPVDAIFGLVSNGFFMDQNDISTSPRQLFGTALTPGDIKYKDQNGDNIIDSRDEVMIGRFIAPFSYGINLNITYNAFNLFVLGTGNNGGYGLTNNNYYWVSGDLKYSEVVLNRWTQATKTTATYPRLSSQQSANNFRSSDFWLYNTNRFNLSKVQLTYNLPKKVSAKLFVKDLLVYVSGANLYTFAQNRKILELSIASTPQFRNYNIGIRANF; this is encoded by the coding sequence ATGGCATACTGTGCTATTTTCCTGTGCTTTTCAACGGTATTAAAAGCACAGGAGGTGAGCCAGGTTACCGTCACGTCAATTGTGCACGATGAAAAAGGGGCGCCTGTTTCGGGGGTTCTTGTGGCGGGTAACGGAGGCAAAACCACAGCTTATACTGATAACACCGGTAAATTTTCAATCACGGTTCCGGCAAACTCTGTTGTGATACTAAACGCTAAAGGCTATAAAATGCTGACGTTGCGGGCTGCGGCAATACCTCCGAGAATCGGGATGGCGGCGGAGAGTGGAGAGAAAGAAGTTTACATGCCTTTTGGACAAATAGACAAACAGGATCTTCCCGGGGCCATAAGCGTACTTAACCCAGGAACCTATATCGACCGTGATTTTAGTCTTTCAGTTGAAGGCGGAATGAATGGCAGGGTAGCAGGTCTGTTATGGAGCAACAATATCTGGGGCATGGAAAATGCCATGGTTATGATCGATGGAGTTCGCCGTGAATTTTCGGATATCACTTTTAACGAAATACAACAGATATCTGTTTTAAAAGGAGTAAATGCTGCTGCCCTCTATGGTAGCCAGGCGGCCAAAGGCATTATTTTCATTACCACAAAGAAAGGTGAAGCGAATACACCTAAAATAGGATTAAGAATTAATTCCGGAGTTGCATTGCCCAGTGATCTTCCCAGCTATCTGAATTCGGCTGATTATATGAATTTATATAATGAAGCACGCCGTAATGATGGCCTCGCAGATTTTTTTACACAAGCTACTATTCAAAATCATCGCACTGGTAATTCATTTCGTTTCCCTAGTGTGGATTATTACTCATCACAATACCTGAAAAGATACCAGAATGCTACAAATGCGAACGCTGAATTTTCGGGTGGAAATAATAATGCACGATTCTATTCAAACGTCGGTTTTGCAAACAGTTCAACGTTATTGAATTTAGGTGAGGGTAAAAATGAAAACGACAACCGTTTAAATGTAAGGGGTAATATTGACCTTAAACTCAATGATAAGATTTCAAGCTCGGTGTATGTTTCTGCCGTTTTTAGCGAAAGCCGCAGGGCACGTGGCAACTATTGGAGCAATGCGGCTACATTGTTGCCCAACAGGTTTAGCCCTCTAATTCCTATAGATTTAATATCTCCAAACGACAAAACTTCTCTTGGTTTAGTGGCTGCAAGCCGTAACCTGATTGATGGTAGATACTTATTAGGCGGGTTACAAAGTTTTCAAACAAATCCGATAGCTGACTTGTATGTTGGCGGATATGATAAGAACATCAGGCGTATATTCCAGGTAACCAATGAAATTAATGCCGATCTCAACTCGGTGTTACGGGGATTGTCTTTTCACACATTATTCAATTTAGATTATTCCAATTCCTACCTGCAGTCAATCAGCAACACTTATGCTGTGTACGATCCTATCTGGAGCGCTACTTCCGATTCTTTGTCTCTGACCACGGCTCGTAAATATGGAGAGGATGCCCGCCCAGGTACGCAAAATATCAATAATACGGCGCAAAGGCAGAACGTTGCTTTCTCCTCCTGGTTTGGTTATGACAGGACCATAAACAATGTTCATAATGTTTCAGCTAAGTTGTTAGGTTATATGTCGAAAATTACGGTGAATGATATCTACCAGCAAATTACTAACTCCCATTTAGGATTACAGGTTGGCTACAACTACAAACACAAGTATTGGGCCGACTTTACCGGCACTTATGCCAACTCAACACGGTTGCCGGAAGGTAACCGCACAGGTTTCTCTCCAAGCGGAAGCCTTGGATGGTTACTTAGTTCGGAGAATTTCCTGGCGCATTCCAAGGTGGTCAATTATTTAAAGCTATCAGCATCTGCAGGTATTCTAAATACTGATCTTGATATGACCAGAAACAACCTCGATGCTTTCTTTATTTATGATAATACGTACAACAGGGGCGCAGGTTATACATGGAATGATGGTTTAACGGGTTCTTCTAATCAGGCTACTACCGCTGCTTGGGGACCTAATCCTAACCTGTCATTTCCAAAGAGAAAAGAGGTGAATCTAAGTTTAGAAGGGTCTTTTTTCAATAATCTTATTTCGCTTCAGACTACTGTATTCAAAATGCAGATGGCAGGTCTTCCCACACAGCGTTTTTCACAGTATCCAAATTATCTCAGCACGTTCGTCCCCTACACAAACTACAACACAAATCAGCGTAGCGGGTTCGACCTTATGTTGAATGTAAACAAGAAGGTTGGAAATGTAGAATTCAGCTTGGGAACAAATCTTACCTATGCTAATTCAAAGGTTACAAAACGTGATGAACTTTTTCTCGATCCTTATCAAAACCGGGCAGGTAAACCTGTAGATGCAATCTTTGGGCTTGTAAGCAATGGCTTTTTCATGGATCAAAATGATATAAGCACCAGCCCCAGACAATTATTCGGTACAGCATTAACACCAGGGGATATTAAGTACAAAGATCAAAACGGAGATAACATTATTGATAGCCGGGATGAAGTGATGATCGGTCGTTTTATTGCGCCGTTCAGTTATGGAATTAACTTAAATATCACTTACAACGCTTTTAATTTGTTTGTACTTGGTACCGGAAATAATGGAGGATACGGTTTAACAAATAACAACTACTATTGGGTAAGCGGCGATCTCAAGTATTCGGAGGTTGTACTTAACAGGTGGACACAAGCCACAAAAACCACTGCCACATATCCACGCTTAAGTTCGCAGCAAAGCGCCAATAATTTCCGCAGTTCTGATTTTTGGTTGTACAACACAAACCGTTTTAATCTCAGCAAGGTGCAGTTGACTTACAATCTTCCGAAAAAGGTATCGGCTAAATTATTTGTCAAAGATTTACTGGTCTATGTTTCCGGGGCCAACTTGTACACGTTCGCTCAAAATCGTAAAATTTTGGAGTTGTCAATTGCCAGCACCCCTCAATTCAGAAATTATAACATAGGAATCAGGGCCAATTTTTAA
- a CDS encoding RagB/SusD family nutrient uptake outer membrane protein → MKKSIKITLSVAVLFAVLATVSCKRYLDRPLEATITEKDVFLNFRSFQGFTEELHNCLPDMSKATWNSEWNTGDDVLSTTNANYRLNAEFDNGNYRAWQTGGGGWDNSWLDDNGAGADNLGNNHQRKGLWPLAWYGIRKANLGLANIDKMVNATQEERDVIKGQLLFFRGFFHFQLMSFWGGLPYIDTVLSSSAKLELPRLNYRQTSLKAAKDFEDAAALLPSNWDNTAVGQLTLGNNQQRITKVAALGFKGKTLLYAASPMMNEQSTGSASYDQALCKDAADAFARALKISSEPGGSGEAYYKLIPWANYTDILFTISSYGKYPGYPEVIVSPPAYSPGPGGASRWSLVNMFIPPPLGGEAGISSPAANYVNYFGMANGLPLDAAGSGYNPADPWTGRDPRFYKDITYDGVQMIRGTGNAAYKYANLFNGGNLRIDASASRSGYLIRRFVTDGCNNTDNEWNNLNIIIPYLRLGDVYLMYSEAVLHGYGTPQSSAPGYLTAIEAVNKIRTRAGVPGVDARYTGTKDAFMEELMRERAVELAFEGLRWHDLRRWKVADQKKYTEKTVIDFDRGPNGKPINLRERVVVTRVFEKKHNWLPLPTNQVNIYPAFGQNPGW, encoded by the coding sequence ATGAAAAAGTCAATAAAAATAACTTTATCTGTGGCTGTACTGTTCGCAGTTTTAGCAACAGTATCTTGTAAGCGATATCTCGACAGGCCATTGGAAGCCACAATCACGGAAAAAGATGTTTTTCTGAATTTCCGGAGTTTCCAGGGGTTTACCGAAGAGTTACACAATTGCCTTCCTGATATGTCAAAGGCTACCTGGAACAGTGAGTGGAATACGGGAGATGATGTACTGTCAACTACGAATGCAAACTACAGGCTGAACGCTGAATTTGATAATGGTAATTACAGGGCCTGGCAAACCGGTGGTGGTGGCTGGGACAATAGCTGGCTCGACGATAATGGCGCCGGTGCCGATAATCTTGGGAATAACCATCAACGTAAGGGACTATGGCCTTTAGCGTGGTATGGAATTCGAAAAGCAAACCTTGGCCTGGCTAATATCGATAAAATGGTGAATGCCACACAGGAAGAACGAGATGTTATTAAAGGACAGCTGTTGTTTTTCCGTGGGTTTTTCCATTTCCAGTTAATGAGCTTTTGGGGAGGGCTTCCTTATATTGATACAGTGCTGTCAAGCAGTGCAAAATTAGAGTTGCCAAGGCTCAACTATCGCCAGACATCTCTTAAGGCTGCGAAAGATTTCGAGGATGCTGCGGCCTTACTGCCCTCTAATTGGGACAATACGGCCGTTGGACAGTTGACCCTCGGAAATAACCAGCAGCGTATAACCAAAGTTGCGGCGCTTGGATTCAAGGGTAAAACTTTGTTGTATGCAGCGAGCCCTATGATGAATGAACAATCAACCGGTTCGGCCAGTTATGACCAGGCATTGTGCAAAGACGCTGCTGATGCTTTTGCCCGTGCTCTGAAAATTTCATCAGAACCTGGCGGTAGTGGAGAAGCTTATTATAAGTTAATACCATGGGCCAATTATACCGACATTCTTTTTACAATATCATCTTATGGAAAATACCCCGGTTATCCGGAGGTTATTGTTAGCCCGCCTGCTTATAGTCCGGGACCGGGCGGAGCATCCAGATGGTCACTAGTTAACATGTTTATACCCCCACCACTGGGCGGTGAAGCCGGTATATCATCACCTGCAGCTAACTATGTTAACTATTTTGGAATGGCGAACGGACTTCCCCTTGATGCAGCAGGGTCGGGCTACAATCCTGCAGATCCATGGACAGGCAGAGACCCTCGTTTTTATAAAGACATTACTTATGATGGTGTGCAAATGATCCGTGGTACCGGGAATGCCGCTTATAAATATGCCAATCTGTTTAATGGCGGCAACTTACGCATTGATGCCAGTGCAAGTCGCTCCGGATATCTCATTCGTCGATTTGTAACAGATGGCTGTAATAATACCGACAATGAATGGAACAATCTCAACATTATAATTCCCTATCTCCGTTTAGGAGATGTTTACCTCATGTATTCTGAGGCAGTATTGCATGGCTATGGCACCCCTCAAAGCAGTGCTCCGGGTTATCTAACTGCAATAGAGGCTGTAAATAAAATCAGAACACGGGCAGGAGTTCCCGGGGTAGATGCGAGATACACCGGCACTAAAGATGCTTTTATGGAAGAGCTTATGCGGGAACGGGCTGTTGAACTTGCTTTTGAAGGTTTGCGCTGGCATGATCTGCGCAGATGGAAGGTAGCCGATCAGAAAAAATATACTGAAAAAACTGTCATCGACTTTGACCGTGGACCAAACGGCAAGCCCATCAACCTTAGAGAAAGGGTGGTAGTTACACGAGTGTTTGAAAAGAAACATAACTGGCTTCCATTACCAACTAACCAGGTAAATATTTATCCGGCCTTCGGGCAAAATCCGGGCTGGTAA
- a CDS encoding family 43 glycosylhydrolase has protein sequence MKLSECRVIGLISLFLLHVVFVCGQKDDRDSSVYYDQVKTYVNPVLPGDHPDPTMLKVGDDFYHCGSSFHFTPYLPIYHSKDMVHWQVISRVVPPSKGTWVTDRPSAGIWQGAITYFYGSYWIYFSANGQWFSKADSPVGPWSDAVEVKTNPVTGPLGYDNSIFVDDDGKPYMVIKNGQKVNRIQALGRDGQLTDTVINLDWVNAKLQYSWAEGPVMCKRNGYYYYFPAGDVSGGQYVMRGKSLTSDSTQWERLGEFFKPISDPNVGFRRPNHISAPIQLADGTWWTIGQSYERYGNDDWSGKGRQSSLYPVIWEGDRPWGMAPTTQPVAKPNLPKSGIAWRSVHSDYFEKDTLGLWWHFLTKNDAANFSLNTRKDWLRLTPDSGRTSLVQKETDHYYSAVTKVDLNASATENKAGLFLSNGNQKVFVRLYTGYDNGKQIIFEFDSAVRKLPNTIGNTVWLKVERNLHKLKGYFSSNGKDWIAVGEPISTVNLDKVQPNYNSWVGTSVGLFAEGKPADFDFFICKDGFSKLPAVGYSNYFGTEKTGTVTDAAVTNTSTNGGWFMLSGIELGNGTNQAAQIEIVASAIKNGSVEVWIDDLKTGKLIATVPVASTGNKTNWKAFTKSLKNIKGKHDLFIKFQAGSDHSIFINSIRFLSR, from the coding sequence ATGAAATTGAGCGAATGTCGTGTTATAGGATTAATCAGTTTGTTTTTATTACATGTTGTGTTTGTATGTGGTCAGAAAGATGATCGTGATTCATCTGTTTATTACGATCAGGTTAAAACTTACGTTAATCCTGTATTACCCGGCGATCATCCCGATCCTACAATGTTGAAAGTAGGCGATGATTTTTATCATTGTGGTTCCAGTTTTCATTTTACGCCATACTTGCCCATCTATCATTCAAAAGACATGGTGCATTGGCAGGTCATCAGCAGGGTAGTTCCACCATCGAAAGGAACATGGGTAACAGATCGTCCGTCGGCAGGTATTTGGCAAGGTGCTATCACTTATTTCTATGGTTCTTACTGGATTTATTTTTCTGCAAACGGACAGTGGTTCAGTAAAGCTGATTCACCCGTTGGTCCATGGAGTGATGCTGTTGAAGTAAAAACAAACCCTGTTACAGGACCGTTGGGTTATGATAATTCCATTTTCGTTGATGATGACGGCAAACCTTACATGGTAATTAAAAACGGGCAAAAGGTAAACCGCATTCAGGCGCTTGGCCGAGACGGGCAGTTAACCGACACCGTTATTAATCTTGATTGGGTAAATGCAAAGTTGCAATACAGTTGGGCAGAAGGGCCTGTGATGTGCAAGCGCAATGGGTATTATTATTATTTCCCTGCAGGTGATGTTTCAGGGGGACAATATGTAATGAGAGGAAAATCATTAACAAGTGATTCAACACAATGGGAGCGGCTTGGCGAATTCTTTAAACCAATCAGTGATCCGAATGTCGGCTTTCGTCGTCCCAATCATATTTCTGCTCCAATACAATTAGCAGATGGAACATGGTGGACCATTGGACAGAGTTATGAAAGATATGGGAATGATGATTGGTCTGGCAAGGGTCGGCAAAGTTCACTTTATCCTGTTATTTGGGAAGGTGATCGTCCATGGGGTATGGCACCAACAACACAACCAGTTGCAAAACCAAACCTTCCAAAATCAGGTATTGCATGGAGAAGTGTACACAGCGATTATTTTGAAAAAGATACACTTGGTTTATGGTGGCATTTCTTAACGAAGAACGATGCGGCAAATTTCTCGTTAAATACTAGAAAAGATTGGTTGCGTCTTACTCCTGATAGTGGCAGAACAAGTTTAGTGCAAAAGGAAACTGATCACTATTATTCGGCTGTAACAAAAGTTGATTTAAATGCATCTGCTACTGAGAATAAAGCTGGCCTTTTTTTATCAAACGGAAATCAAAAAGTATTTGTGCGGTTGTATACCGGCTATGATAATGGTAAACAGATCATTTTTGAATTTGATTCGGCAGTTCGCAAATTGCCAAATACGATTGGCAATACAGTTTGGTTAAAAGTTGAACGCAACCTGCATAAGTTAAAAGGATATTTCAGCAGCAATGGGAAAGATTGGATTGCTGTTGGAGAACCAATCAGTACTGTTAATCTTGATAAAGTACAACCAAATTATAACTCATGGGTGGGTACAAGTGTAGGTTTGTTTGCAGAGGGAAAGCCCGCCGATTTTGATTTCTTTATTTGTAAAGATGGTTTTTCAAAATTACCTGCTGTTGGTTACAGCAACTATTTTGGAACTGAGAAAACCGGAACAGTAACTGACGCTGCTGTTACAAATACGTCAACTAATGGCGGTTGGTTTATGCTGTCGGGAATTGAGTTAGGTAATGGAACAAACCAGGCAGCACAAATTGAGATCGTGGCATCGGCCATAAAAAATGGTAGTGTGGAAGTTTGGATCGATGATTTAAAGACAGGTAAATTAATAGCTACAGTGCCTGTTGCTTCAACCGGTAATAAAACCAATTGGAAAGCGTTTACGAAGTCACTTAAAAATATAAAAGGTAAACACGATCTGTTTATCAAATTTCAAGCGGGAAGTGATCATTCTATTTTTATTAATAGTATTCGTTTCCTGAGCAGGTAA
- a CDS encoding endo-1,4-beta-xylanase: MRTKYLNILFVVFGGITFLNCSSVQKTTGASGTPSLKAAFKDDFFIGTALNNAQIEEKIPGAAVLVPQQFNAVTPENIMKAEVMHPEWNRYNFDLSDKLVAYAKKHNIIVNAHTLIWHSQLPQFVRRIKDADSVRLFLKEHINTIAGRYEGQVYSWDVVNEALNEDGTMRKSIFLDKLGDDFVTEAFRLAQNAAPKTKLYYNDYNIEQPKKRAGAIALIKKIQAAGVRIDGVGIQGHWHVKNIPLKDIEESILEFSALGIDVMFTELDVSVLPNPRDIVGADVNQRAEYEAKLNPYTAGLPDSVQTSLAKGYEDIFRLFLKHKNKIGRVTFWGVDDGQSWLNGFPIRGRTNYPLLFDKEFKPKPAYYKVMELKNKNK; the protein is encoded by the coding sequence ATGCGCACAAAGTATTTAAATATTCTCTTCGTTGTTTTCGGCGGCATTACATTCTTGAATTGCAGCAGTGTTCAGAAAACAACAGGCGCATCAGGCACACCTTCGCTGAAAGCAGCTTTTAAAGATGATTTCTTCATCGGCACTGCATTGAATAATGCACAGATTGAAGAGAAAATTCCCGGTGCAGCTGTTTTAGTTCCCCAACAGTTTAATGCAGTTACACCTGAGAATATCATGAAAGCTGAGGTGATGCACCCGGAATGGAACAGATATAATTTTGACCTTTCTGACAAACTGGTTGCTTATGCTAAAAAGCACAATATTATTGTGAATGCGCATACGTTGATCTGGCATAGTCAATTGCCGCAATTTGTCCGTCGCATAAAAGATGCAGATTCAGTTCGTCTTTTTTTGAAAGAACATATCAACACAATTGCTGGCAGGTACGAGGGTCAGGTGTATTCATGGGATGTAGTGAATGAAGCGTTGAATGAAGATGGCACCATGCGTAAATCTATTTTCCTTGACAAGTTGGGAGATGATTTTGTAACAGAAGCTTTTCGCCTGGCGCAAAATGCCGCACCCAAAACAAAGCTTTATTACAACGATTATAATATTGAACAACCTAAAAAAAGAGCAGGTGCTATAGCGCTCATTAAAAAAATACAAGCTGCAGGTGTACGCATCGATGGTGTGGGTATTCAAGGGCACTGGCATGTCAAAAACATTCCGTTGAAAGATATTGAGGAAAGTATTCTTGAGTTTTCTGCTTTGGGCATTGATGTCATGTTCACGGAACTTGATGTAAGTGTATTACCCAATCCACGTGATATAGTTGGTGCAGATGTTAATCAACGTGCCGAATACGAAGCAAAACTGAACCCGTATACTGCGGGGTTGCCAGATTCTGTGCAGACATCGCTAGCCAAAGGGTATGAAGATATTTTCCGTTTGTTTTTAAAACACAAGAATAAGATCGGTCGTGTTACTTTTTGGGGTGTAGATGACGGGCAATCATGGCTGAATGGTTTTCCTATTCGTGGCAGAACCAATTATCCGCTACTCTTCGACAAAGAGTTTAAACCTAAGCCAGCTTACTATAAGGTGATGGAATTAAAAAACAAGAATAAATAA
- a CDS encoding RagB/SusD family nutrient uptake outer membrane protein translates to MCKKLMLLVILCIAFAGCKKILNPNDDNHRLFGEIYGDPFFAEGILMNAYTRLPTNGYSFNEVATDDAVTNDKFSPLLNMATGSWSAANNPVDQWNNSFTAILYLNLFLREVDSVNWAPSSKNVRTLFTDRLKGESYGLRALFMLNLLQAHAGYAAGGELLGVPIITEALDANSDFKKPRNTFDQCMQQIAADLAEADKYLPLDYVNISSNAQLPAKYSSMVFGDYNRVFGNFNRQRISGRILKAIRAKAALLAASPAYNPQSTSTKWESAANFAGEVLTLNGGISGLDPQGAVFYSQTAAVPGNTTVNTINLANGIDQKEMLWRGNIVNTNNLERDNFPPTLFGNGRVNPTQNLVDAFPMANGYPITDPASGYVATNPYANRDPRLRNYIVFNGSTMKNSSTFIWTKTDNPTNDAVNFIPTSTRTGYYMRKLLREDVNANPSSLSTQKHYPVHIRYTEMFLIYAEAANEAWGPDGMGTFGFSPRTVIAAIRKRAGIAQPDNYLASISTKEDMRKLIRNERRLELSFEGFRFWDLRRWKENLTEPAKGVTINNNLFTIQAVENRQYTDNMYHGPIPLTEALKANLQQNKGW, encoded by the coding sequence ATGTGTAAAAAATTAATGCTACTTGTTATACTATGCATAGCGTTTGCGGGGTGTAAAAAAATACTTAACCCCAATGACGATAATCACCGTTTGTTCGGAGAAATTTATGGTGACCCTTTTTTTGCAGAGGGGATACTGATGAATGCTTACACAAGGCTCCCCACGAATGGTTATTCTTTTAACGAAGTAGCTACTGACGATGCGGTAACGAATGATAAATTCAGTCCATTACTTAATATGGCAACCGGATCGTGGTCGGCAGCCAACAACCCGGTTGATCAATGGAACAACTCATTTACAGCCATTCTGTATTTGAATCTTTTTCTTCGTGAGGTTGACAGTGTGAACTGGGCTCCTTCGAGTAAGAATGTGCGCACTTTGTTTACAGACCGTTTGAAAGGAGAAAGTTATGGTTTACGGGCACTGTTTATGCTCAATCTTCTGCAGGCTCATGCAGGATACGCAGCAGGCGGAGAACTACTTGGCGTACCTATTATTACCGAAGCGCTTGATGCTAATTCTGATTTTAAAAAACCACGTAATACATTTGACCAGTGCATGCAGCAGATAGCGGCTGATCTTGCTGAGGCAGACAAATATTTGCCTCTCGATTATGTCAACATTAGTTCCAATGCACAACTCCCGGCAAAGTACAGCAGCATGGTATTTGGAGACTATAACCGTGTGTTCGGCAATTTTAACAGGCAACGTATCTCCGGCCGGATTTTAAAAGCAATAAGAGCTAAAGCTGCACTACTTGCGGCAAGTCCGGCATATAATCCACAGTCTACTTCAACCAAATGGGAAAGTGCAGCAAATTTTGCGGGTGAAGTTCTTACGTTAAATGGAGGCATTTCCGGGTTAGATCCTCAGGGGGCAGTGTTTTACAGCCAAACTGCTGCTGTTCCCGGTAATACAACTGTTAATACAATTAATCTTGCGAATGGTATCGACCAAAAAGAAATGTTATGGAGAGGTAATATTGTCAATACAAACAATTTAGAAAGAGACAATTTTCCACCTACTCTTTTTGGAAACGGCAGGGTAAACCCAACACAAAATCTTGTGGATGCATTCCCCATGGCAAATGGTTATCCAATCACCGATCCTGCCAGCGGCTATGTTGCAACAAACCCTTATGCTAATCGTGATCCACGTTTGAGGAATTATATTGTGTTTAATGGTAGTACGATGAAAAATTCTTCTACTTTCATTTGGACAAAAACTGATAATCCAACCAATGACGCTGTCAACTTTATTCCTACGTCAACCAGAACAGGTTATTACATGAGAAAGCTGTTAAGGGAAGACGTCAATGCAAACCCTTCATCCCTTTCAACGCAGAAGCACTATCCTGTGCATATCAGGTATACGGAGATGTTTTTAATTTATGCAGAAGCAGCAAACGAAGCATGGGGACCAGACGGGATGGGTACTTTCGGATTCTCGCCCCGAACTGTAATTGCTGCTATTCGTAAAAGAGCAGGAATTGCGCAGCCGGATAACTACCTGGCATCAATCTCCACCAAGGAAGACATGCGTAAATTAATTCGAAATGAAAGAAGACTTGAATTAAGTTTCGAAGGTTTCCGTTTCTGGGATCTGCGTCGCTGGAAAGAAAACCTCACTGAGCCGGCAAAAGGTGTAACGATCAATAATAATTTGTTTACCATACAGGCTGTCGAAAACAGACAGTATACAGATAACATGTATCATGGACCTATTCCGTTAACCGAGGCTTTGAAAGCCAACCTTCAACAAAACAAAGGGTGGTAA